The following are encoded in a window of Prochlorococcus marinus str. MIT 1013 genomic DNA:
- a CDS encoding methyltransferase family protein, translating into MKLNNRNLFKEIKIILTKWGFSKQGLSNNSKGEWYFFSQIILILLHFIPPYPKIENIAFAINTCFIIIGLAISLQGLIIVIKAFIDLGENLTPLPYPMNESKLIKNNSYQNIRHPLYKGLLFISLGICIFSLSLIHLFLLISLTYILKTKALKEEERLKIKFPEYKKYSKEVPAIIKKIKYLDWRY; encoded by the coding sequence ATGAAGTTAAACAATAGGAATCTCTTTAAAGAAATTAAAATAATCTTAACAAAGTGGGGATTTAGCAAGCAGGGGCTTTCTAATAATTCCAAAGGTGAGTGGTATTTCTTTTCACAAATAATACTTATCCTGCTACATTTTATACCTCCATACCCAAAGATAGAGAATATAGCATTTGCAATAAATACTTGTTTTATAATTATTGGATTAGCTATTTCACTTCAAGGTCTAATCATTGTCATTAAAGCATTCATAGATTTAGGTGAAAACCTTACACCACTTCCTTATCCTATGAATGAATCGAAACTAATAAAAAATAATTCATATCAAAATATTCGACACCCACTTTATAAGGGATTATTATTTATTTCATTAGGAATATGTATTTTTTCTTTGAGTCTAATACATCTATTTCTGCTCATATCATTAACTTACATTTTAAAAACAAAAGCATTAAAAGAAGAAGAAAGACTGAAAATTAAATTTCCTGAATACAAAAAATATAGCAAAGAAGTGCCAGCTATTATAAAAAAAATAAAATATTTAGATTGGAGATACTGA